A stretch of Arachis hypogaea cultivar Tifrunner chromosome 15, arahy.Tifrunner.gnm2.J5K5, whole genome shotgun sequence DNA encodes these proteins:
- the LOC140179228 gene encoding uncharacterized protein: MELDPTMVKMFKKVEVTIPLFDAIHQVPKYAKFLKDLCMNKDRIHELETIPLGSSISALMGSIPEKCVDPGPCLVSCVIDGFQFIDCMCDLGACVSIMPLSIYHLLKLPPLKRSAARFVLADKSIITVSGIVEDVLVDIKGLIFPIDFHIIEMPPSESERASSILLGRPFLRTSRFKLDTHSGTYSFEIDGRVVSFSLEEAMRHPPKNHSVFRYDLIDNIVAEVHCAKLEEKNMIEENSEDPSEEVQAASQEQKLELKPLPPHLKYSYLDEAHKFPVIIARELNPQQKEKLLRILRKNKRAIGWSLADLVRISPQVCAHRIFLEEGARPVRQPQRQLNPTILEVVKKEVTRLLEADIIYPISDSEWVSPVQVVPKKSGVTTIKNESGELIATRVQNSWRVCIDYQRLNVATRKDHFPLPFIDQMLDRLSAIPTRTDEDNVVLSFVRNNIICRFGSPRAIVSDQGSHFCNRRMEGLMKKYSIMHKVATAYHPQTNGQAEVSNREIKCILERIVKPNRKDWSAKLTDALWAY, from the exons ATGGAGCTTGACCCAACAATGGTAAAGATGTTCAAAAAAGTGGAGGTAActatccccctctttgatgctatacACCAAGTGCCTAAATATGCGAAATTTCTTAAGGACTTGTGTATGAACAAAGATAGAATTCATGAGTTGGAAaccattccattgggtagttccaTTTCGGCTTTGATGGGATCCATTCCGGAAAAGTGTGTTGATCCGGGTCCTTGCTTAGTTTCTTGTGTCATTGATGGATTCCAATTCATTGATTGTATGTGCGACCTTGGTGCATGCGTTAGTATTATGCCTCTTTCCATTTATCATCTATTGAAGCTCCCACCGTTGAAGCGGTCGGCGGCTAGGTTTGTCTTGGCAGACAAGAGCATAATAACCGTGTCGGGTATTGTGGAAGATGTGTTGGTCGACATAAAGGGTTTGATATTCCCAATTGATTTCCATATTATTGAGATGCCACCAAGCGAATCCGAGAGggcatcatctatcctacttgggagGCCATTTTTGAGGACCTCTAGATTCAAGTTGGATACCCATTCGGGAACTTACTCATTCGAGATAGATGGGAGAGTTGTAAGTTTTAGTCTAGAAGAAGCAATGAGGCACCCACCGAAGAACCATTCCGTATTCCGGTATGATTTAATTGACAACATTGTGGCGGAAGTGCATTGTGCAAAGCTAGAAGAGaaaaatatgattgaagaaaatagTGAAGATCCAAGTGAAGAAGTTCAAGCGGCAAGCCAAGAGCAAAAGCTAGAATTGAAGCCATTACCACCCCACTTAAAgtattcataccttgatgaagcccacaagTTTCCGGTGATTATAGCAAGAGAACTCAATcctcaacaaaaagagaagtTGCTACGCATTTTGAGGAAGAACAAAAGGGCaatagggtggagtttggcagatctAGTGAGGATAAGTCCCCAAGTATGTGCGCACCGTATCTTTTTGGAAGAGGGAGCTAGACCCGTGAGACAACCTCAAAGGCAATTAAATCCTACTATTTTGGAGGTTGTCAAGAAAGAGGTAACAAGGTTACTTGAGGCGGACATCATCTACCCtatttcggatagtgaatgggtaagtcccGTTCAAGTTGTACCTAAGAAGTCCGGGGTAACCACAATTAAGAATGAAAGCGGGGAGCTCATAGCAACACGGGTGCAAAACTCTTggcgagtatgcatagactaccaaAGGTTGAATGTGGCCACTagaaaagatcactttccacttccgtttatcgatcaaatgctcgaTCGATTATCCG cgataccCACCCGGACGGATGAAGATAACGTAGTCCTTTCTTTTGTGAGAAATAATATCATTTGTAGatttgggtcgccacgagcaatcgtgagcgaccaaggttcACACTTTTGCAACAGAAGAATGGAAGGACTCATGAAGAAGTATAGCATCATGCATAAAGTAGCCACGGCCTACCACCCAcaaacaaacggccaagccgaggtTTCCAATCGGGAGATTAAATGCATCTTGGAAAGGATTGTGAAAcccaataggaaagattggagtgcCAAGCTCACCGACGCATTATGGGCCTACTGA